The window GGGGGCGAGACTGAGTCAAGTACaagaccagacagggggagagactgaGTCAAGAACAAGACCAGACAGGCGGCGAGACTGAGTCAAGTACaagaccagacagggggagagactgaGTCAAGAACAAGACCAGACACGGGGCGAGACTGAGTAAAGAACAAGACCAGACAGGCGGCGAGACTGAGTAAAGAACAAGACCAGACACGGGGCGAGACTGAGTAAAGAACAAGACCAGACAGGGGGCGAGACTGAGTAAAGAACTAGACCAGACAGGcggcgagaccgagtcaagaactAGTCCAGACAGGcggcgagaccgagtcaagaactAGACCAGACACGGGGCGAGACTGAGTCAAGAACAAGACCAGACAgggggcgagaccgagtcaagaactAGACCAGACACggggcgagaccgagtcaagaactAGACCAGACAgggggcgagaccgagtcaagaactAGACCAGACAgggggcgagaccgagtcaagaactAGACCAGACAgggggcgagaccgagtcaagaactAGACCAGACAGGCGACGAGACTGAGTCAAGAACAAGACCAGACACGGGGCGAGACTGAGTCAAGAACTAGACCAGACAgggggcgagaccgagtcaagaactAGACCAGACAGGcggcgagaccgagtcaagaactAGACCAGACAGGcggcgagaccgagtcaagaactAGACCAGACAgggggcgagaccgagtcaagaactAGACCAGACAGGcggcgagaccgagtcaagaactAGACCAGACAGGGGGCGAGACTGAGTAAAGAACAAGACCAGACAGGGGGCGAGACTGAGTCAAGAACAAGACCAGACAGGGGGCGAGACTGAGTCAAGAACAAGACCAGACAGGGGGCGAGACTGAGTCAAGAACAAGACCAGACAGGGGGCGAGACTGAGTCAAGAACAAGACCAGACACGGGGCGAGACTGAGTCAAGAACTAGACCAGACAGGGGGCGAGACTGAGTAAAGAACAAGACCAGACAGGGGGCGAGACTGAGTCAAGAACAAGACCAGACACGGGGCGAGACTGAGTCAAGAACTAGACCAGACAGGGGGCGAGACTGAGTAAAGAACAAGACCAGACAGGGGGCGAGACCGAGGCAAGAACAAGACCAGACAGGGGGCGAGACTGAGTCAAGAACTAGACCAGACAGGGGGCGAGACTGAGTCAAGAACTAGACCAGACAGGGGGCGAGACCGAGGCAAATAGAGACACTCTATACATTATTTGTAAACCAAACACAGTGGAGAACAATGAGGGCCTTCTACACCTTCTGAGAAAAGCTAAAGATTTATAAAATAATAATTGTAactataattatattattattttcaatgatgctCTGATTTAATATCTTCAGGTTTTGTTGGAAATTAATGGATTAACACtgaagagagaaaaaaatgatCCAATCAGGATTTTTCTTTGGTGGTCTCTGGGGAGATGAATCAAGCTAGCTAAGACAGCCATTGGCTAGGCCATCAGAAGCTAGATTGAAGGCATCTGCCATTCAACTGTTTTAGGGCAACATTCTGGAGTGACAGTGTCCAATCAAACCAATCACATTTTGACTTGTAATGGGTGGGACCATTTTTACAAAAAAATCCTGGAAACTTCTACCTTCTCAAAGGCCAACAGATCACTACGCAATAGCGACCAGAAGCTATCTTTTGTTGTCGGCTAGTTTGCAGCATCTGCAGCACATGTTATCAAAGAGGATGTTGTTGCTAATTTGTTCGCTTCTCCCCTTTTCAAGAATAACTTTCAACAAGAAGTTAAGTTTCAAATGATTATCATCTGGTGAATGGAACTGTGTTCTTTTTATTGCAGcaagcttgttgttgttgttgttgttgttagccaTCTCTTTGAAAAATAACTTCTGTGAAACATTGTTACATTTTAACTTCAGGTCAACGGTTACTTTGTGTGCTTAacatgaaatgtttttttttgcaacaGGAAGTAATAGTTTCAATATGGTCGATGGGGAAATGATTAGCCTAATGGttgtctgttttgttttcttATGTTTCAGACCGACTGGGCTTATTATGCCAAAGTGAGTGGACTGCTTATCGTTTAATATCATGCTGTGTGTAactgctgtctttccatcggCCATGTGCAGTGGTCcctggagaagtgggtataccctaatgttgccaaaaagttcccaAACAGCCCGCCCAGTGAAGGAAGAATGCGTGGAAGTTTTCCTATATATTTGTCAGATTTATAGTGGGTGGGCATAGGTCCACCTAAGCCCACTCATGCCTACGCCCATGATGCAAACAGCGCATGATGACTGAATTGCGCATCACAAATAGCCTACTAACCATGACTTTGGACCAAACTTTTTTCAATGCTTGTTTTGCATAGCCATTGTTGCCTTAGTTAGCGTTTACTGGTAGATATCATAAACTGAAACATATTTCCTACCCTACCGGCATTCTTTTGTGAGCTGCTCCATGCCCGCAgggtgggcggcagggtagcctagtggttagagcattggactagcaacaggcggttgcaagttcaaatcccagagctgacaaagtacaaatctgtcattctgcccctgaacaggcagttaacccactgttcctaggccgtcattgaaaacaagaatttgttcttaactgacttgcctagttaaataaaggtaaaataaaaaataaaaaaaaataaacagttGAGAGCTGCATACTCTTGCTGCCTGCAGATGATGTTCCTCTGAAACTCGGCTATGTGTACCACGTGCATATGAACATATTTCACCAGCTTTGCGATTGTGTAGGCTAATTTGTACACGATTTCTCTGTTGCACTACATAATTGATAAGTCGTACACATCCACTATACTGCTTTGATATGCATCGGTAAGGATTAAGAAGTGAGTTCCCACTTAAATTAAAAGTGGGTATATGGCTTATACCTGTGTATTccttccactacaccactggcccaTTGTGTTTTACAATAAGTGCACTCCTACATGAGTGCCCTGGAATTACGGTTGCTGTCCTTTCAGAATCCTGTCAAACACTGAAGACCTACACTTCAGGTCAGAagtttttagaacacctactcattcaaaggtcaaatcaaatcaaagtttatttgtcacgtgcgccgaatacaacagtgaaattattacttacaggctctaaccaatagttgtagaataatagtgaagacatcaaaactatgaaataacacatatgaatcaagtgttaaacaaatcaaaatatattttatatttgagattcttcaaatagccaccgtttgccttgatgacagctttgcacactcttggcattctctcaaccaacagTCTTGGAGGAGTTCCCACAACTGCTgaccacttgttggctgcttttccttcactctgcggtctgacttatgccaaaccatctcaatttggttgaggtcgagtgattgtggaacccaggtaatctgatgcagcgctccatcactctccttcttggtaaaatagccctgacatagcctggaggtgtgttgggtcattatcctattcaaaaacaaatgatagtcccactaagcccaaaacagatgggatggcgtatcgcagaatgctgtggtagacatgctgggtaagtgtgccttgaattcttgggctgcaatttctgaggctggcaactcttatgaacttatcctctgcaccaGAGGTAACTCtcggtcttccattcctgtggcggccCTCAtaagagtcagtttcatcatatcgcttgattgtttttgcgactgcacataaAGAAACATTTTTCGTATTGACTGACCTAcatgtcttcaagtaatgatggactgtaatttctctttgtttatttgagcttttctttcCATAATAAGATGgatttggtattttaccaaataaggctatcttctatatacccccctaccctgtcacaacacaactgattagctcaaatgcattaagaaggaaatacattccacaaattaccttttaagaaggcacacctgttgattgaaatgtattccaggtaactacctcatgaagctggttgagatggCTTGAAAtaagtcggaccgcagagtgaaggaaaagcagtcaacaagggCTTGGCATTTGTGGaaactcctttaagactgttgaataagcattccaggtgaagctggttgagagaatgccaagagtgtacaaagctatcatcaaggcaaggggtggctatttgaagaatctcaaatctcaaatatatttagatttgtttaacactgttttggctactacatgattccatatatattatttcatagttttgatgtcttcagtaatattctacaatgtataaaaaagtacaaataaataaaaacccttgaatgagtaggtgttctaaaacttttgaccagtagtgtatgtCAAATAGGCTCACCACTGCACAGACATGTCTATTAAAGATAGAAAAACTGTTCAATTATTAATGTATCAAGAAAGGAGTGTATATATTTGGCCTAGCGAATCGGTtttaatgtttccacctccacgtttgacggtggggatggtgttcttggggtcataggcagcattcctcctcatCCAAATACGGCATGACTGATTGGAAGCTGATAATTATGAGTGTTATGTTCTGCTGGTCTCAGGAAGGAATTATTTGTCCACACTGTCTGAGACCGAGTACAAATGTATACGGAACAGAGACAAGACCAAGACACTCAAAATGTGGTTATTATGACCGGACTTAAGACTGAGACCAGTCTGGAGTACTACAACACTAGTGTGTAATGTACGTGtatgcacatctgtgtgtgtttatgtgtgtgtgtatgcaggtctgtgtgtgtgtgtgtacgcacgtctgtatacgtgtgtgtgtgtgtgtgtgtgtgtgtgtgtgtgtgtgtgtgtgtgtgtgtgtgtgtgtgtgtgtgtgtgtgtgtgtgtgtgtgtgtgtgtgtgtgtgtgtgtgtgtgtgtgtgtgtgtgtgtgtgtgtgtgtgtgcgcgtgtgtgtataggtgtgtatgcacgtctgcgtgtgtgtgtgtttgtgtgtgtgtgtgtgtcacgttaCACATACCTCAACAGAACTGCCTGGACTTCCATCCCTGGGGAGTTCCATCTGCAGGAGGGAGCCAGCGAATCTGAACAAAAGGCACACCAGCAACATGATTCACTTCAAAGGAGTCCACTCGCTCATATTCAGAACACCAGACATTCAGTTAAAAACTCTAAGATGAATTTTAAAAGAGTCGACTCACTCCTTTTCAAGTCAATTCCCTTAAATTCATTACACAAGATATTCAGTCAATCTTCTAAGATACATTTTAACAGAGTTGACTCAGAATCCATACTTCAGGTCATAAGAATCGATTCAGTTAACCAGTGTCAACCTGCTGAGATTCAGATCATGAGTCAAATAATTTGAAACCAGAATCGACTCATTCAGAATCACCCGATTGAGAGCCTAATGAATACATGCACTTCTCGCCCCTTAGTGATAACACAGAGGCCTATTTtgcgagtgagtgtgtgtgtgtgtgtgtgtgtgtgtgtgtgtgtgtgtgtgtgtgtgtgtgtgtgtgtgtgtgtgtgtgtgtgtgtgtgtgtgtgtgtgtgtgtgtgtgtgtgtgtgtgtgtgtgtgtgtgtgtgtgtgtgtgtgtgtgtgtgtgtgtgtgtgtgtgcgtgtgtgtgtgtgtgtatgtgtgtgtgtgttttatttattttatttcacctttatttaaaagcggttaagctagttgagaacaagttctcatctacatctgcgacctggccaagataaaacaaagcagtgtgacaccaacaacaacacagagttacacatggaataaacaagtgtagtgaaaaacacaatagaaaaaaagagaaagtctatatacagtgtgcgcAAATggagtgaggaggtaaggcaatgaataggccatggtagcaaagtaattacaatttagcagattaacactggggtgattgatgagcagatgatgatgtgcaagtagtgacactggtgtgcaaaagagcaggaaagtaaaaaaacaaaaacaatattaggatgaggtaggtagattggatgggctatttacagatgggctatgtacagctgcagcgatcggttagctgctcagatagcagatgtttaaagttagtgagggaaaaataagtctccagcttaagcgatttttgcaattcgttccagtcaatggcagcagagaactggaaggaaaggcggacaaaggaggtgttggctttggtgatgaccagtgagatatatatCTGCTGGAGCCCATGCTACGGGTAGGCATTGTTactgtgaccagtgagctgagataaggcggagctttacccaGCATAGAATTGTAGATGCCCTGGAGCCAGCGGGTCTGGCGACgagtatgtagcgagggccagccgactagagcacaCAGGTCGTATAAGGGGCTGTGGTAACAAAAcggaataggaagccgattccagatttgattttggattggagatgtttgatttgagtctggaaggagagtttacagtctagccagacacctaggtatttgtagttgtccatgtattctgggacagaactgtccagagtagtgatgctagtcgggcgggaatGGTTGAAAGCAAGcctttggttttactagcgtttaagagcagttgaaggcTGCACTTAAacgtgttgtatggcattgaatgttgtatggcattgaagctcgtttggaggctcgttaacacaatgtccaaagaagggccaaatgtatacagaatggtgttgtctgcattgaggtggatcagggaatcacccgcagcaagagcgacatcgttgatatatacagagaaaagtcggcccgagaattgaaccctgtggtacccccatatagacagccagaggtccggacaacaggccctccgatttcacACATTGAACTCTGTCTGCGAAGTAGATGGTGAACccggcgaggcagtcatttgagaaaccaaggctgttgagtctgccgataagaatacggtgattgacagagtcgaaagcctttgccaggtcgatgaagacggctgcacagtactgtcttttatcgatggcggttatgatatcgtttagtaccttgagcgtggctgagatgcacTCATGATAGGAAAACCGGATTGTACAGCGGAGGTGGTGGGACTTGAAATGGTAAGTGATCAGTTTATTAacatggctttcgaagactttagaaagaaggatggatataggtctataacaatttgggtctagagtgtcatccctttgaagagggggatgaccgtggcagctttccaatctttagggatctcggacgatacgaaagagaggttgaacagactggtaataggggttgcaacaatggcggcggataattttagaagatgagggtccagattgtctagcccagctgatttgtacgggtccagtttttgcagctctttcagaacatctattatctgaatttgggtgaaggagaagctggggaggctcgggcaagtagctgcggagggtgcggagctgttggccggggttcggggtagccaggaggaaagcatggccagccgtagagaaatgcttattgaaattgttgattatcatggatttatcgttAGTGACCCTGTTACCTAGgcatcagtgcagtgggcagctgggaggaggtgctcttgttctccatggactttacagtgtcccaaaactttttggagttagctacaggatgcacatttctgtttgaaaaagctagcctttgcttgcCTGACTGACTGTTTGTATTGGTTCCCGACTTCCCTGagcagttgcatatcacggggactattcgatgctattgcagtctgccacaggatgtttttgtgctggtcaagggcagtcaggtctggcgtgaaccaagggctatatctgttcttagttctacattttttaaggggcatgcttatttcagatggtgaggaaattacttttaaagaatgaccaggcatccacgactgacgggatgaggtcaatatgcTTCCAGGAtaccgggccaggttgattagaaaggcctgctcgcaggaCTGTTTTATGGagcgtttgaccgcggacccatagtggatgcaggcaatgaggcagtgattgctgaggtGTAACTTCCTGAGTAATGTTTTGAGAAgtagcttcaatatatccacgtaattttcctacctcatgatgccatctattttgtgaagtgcaccagtccatcctgcagcaacgcaccaacacaacatgatgctgccacccccgtgcttcacggttgggatggtgttctttggcttgcaagcctccccacttttcctccaaacataacaatggtcattattgccaaacagttgtatttttgtttcatcagaccagagcacatttctccaaaaagcacgatctttgtccccattcgcagttgcaaaccgtagtctggcttttttatggcagttttggagcagtggcttcttccttgctgagtggcttttcaggttatgtcgatataggactcattttactgtggatatagatacttataGATCTTCACAAGGgcccttgctgttgttctgggattgatttgcacttttcgcaccaaagtacattcatctctaggagacagaacgcgtctccttcctgaggggtatgacggctgcgtagtcccatggtgtttatacttacgtactattgtttgtacagatgaacgtggtaccttcaggcgcttggaaatttctcccaaggatgaaccagacttgtggaggtctacaatatttttctgaggtcttggctgattattttttcccccatgatgtcaagcaaagagtcactgaatttgaaggtaggccttgaaatacatccacaggtacacctccaattgactcaaaatatgttaattagcctatcagaagcatctaaagcaaTAACATCATTgcctagaattttccaagctgtttaaaggcacagtcatcttagtgtatgtgaacttctgatcCACAGGAAttctgatacagtgaattacaagtgaaataatctgcctgtaaacaattgttggaaaaattacttgtgtcatgcacacagtagatgtcctaaccgacttgccaaaactacagtttgttaacaagaaatttgtggagcggttgaaaaactagttttaatgactccaatctaagtgtatgtaatcttccgacttcaactgtaggtaggtGGTAGTTTGGTAGTTAGCTAGGTAGGTAGGTTGGTAGGTAGTTATGGCTGTAGGTAGGTAGTTGTGTGTGTAGCAGCATTCCACTGCAGGCTTGCCTATAAAGCTAAGCacggttggtcctggttggtccctagATGGGAGACTAGATGCTGCTGGAGGGCCGGTAGGAGGAACTCTTTATTTAGGGGAAATGtttgattggggacattgccctgtgtagggtgtcgTCTTACAGATGGGattgttaaacgggtgtcctaaCTCTCTGTTGGTcagtaaagatcccatggcacttatggtAAGAGTAGGCATGTAAACACCAGTGCCCTGACTAAATTCACAATCTGgccttcataccatcatggctccctaatcatccccagcttccaattggctcattcatcctccctcctctcccctgtaactattccccaggtcgtcgCTGTAAATGAGAATGCATTCTCAGTCAACTGACCCGGTAAAATACGGGATAAATAAAGGTAGGTTAGGTAGGTGTGGTAGGTTAGGTAGGTGTGGTAGGTTAGGTAGGTGTGGTAGGTGTGGTAGGTTAGGTAGGTGTGGTAGGTTAGGTAGGTGTGGTAGGTTAGGTAGGTGTGGTAGGTTAGGTAGGTGTGGGCTCAGGTGTTCGTTTTACCTGAGTGTGAAGTGAGGAGGGGTAGGTGAAAGCAGGAGGGAGGGCTTGCGAAAGCTCCGCCGGGTACAGCGGGTATGACGCCCACATGTCTGGGCCGCCAGGGTACAGAGCGGGTACTGTGAGCTCATCTGTGGAGACAAGAAAAGGAGGAGAACGGTGAGGATTGACGGAGGGAGTGGGTGAGGGGGAACAGACAGGGTGGAGGGATGTGTGAGTGGTCTCCTCTCTTTTTTAAGCATTGATCTGAAAGACCTGGATAGGTGAACGGGAGTCTCCCTGTGAAATTCCGCCATATTGCTTTCGCGTATCCTCTATATTAAGACCATTGTGgttggaagagaggagatgaggcgAAGAAGGAACTTTAGACTACTGTGATGCAGTGAGTGAGGTATTACAGAGTGAACGTGACTTGAaatagagggaagagggagaagagggacagGTGAAGAAAGATACAGGGTGAGATTGTTTAAAGGTGAGCAGAGTGAAAAGGCTACCGGTTGAGGACGGGTGGATATTTACACTACAAAAAATATTTCAGATTAAACGCAAAAAAATCTACCCTAGTCATTAATGGgacagtttatatatatattttttatttttttattttttattttacatttttacctttatttaactaggcaagtcagttaataacaaattcttatttacaatgacggcctaagaacagtgggttaactgccttgttcaggggcagaaaaaacatttttttccccctTGGCAGCTCAcggacctttcggttactggcccgctctaaccgctaggctacctccAGCCTCCTCTTTTGAAAGAGGAGATCATGTCCAGACAGCATCATATAGATCTACAGAATACCAATAGCTGTACCTATATCAACAACAATATCAATGGCTTCCATGTTCCAAGTGCCTTGAAAAACTGTCCATTTCAGTGTATTCTCAGATCAACTGGCAGATATACACTACAGGTCAAAAGtttaagaacacctactcattcaagagttttttaaactcttttctacattgtgttGTTCAACTTTTGACCGATAATGTAACTCCTTATCAGAAAACGACGGCCATTGATTTCTGTTTCGGAGATCGGTTGACAATTACGCCGTAATCTTCATTCATCGTTTCCTTCCCTATTCCACAAGGACCCAACAAgtgtactccctctctcctccggcAAAAAGATTTCAGATAAGAACATGTTTTGGTCAATGAGTAAGAATCTAGCTACAGCCACGCAATCCACAGATGGCCTTATGTTCAAACTTAACGCTTGACAAAATATTTAACTAAACGTAAAACAGTACAGAGCTACATCAGCGAATTCCACACAATCTCAAGAGTCAAGGGGTTAGGTGCGTAGGATTATGACCGAGGCTAGTACTGCACACAGAGAATATTTATTAAACATTCATTTAACAAGGGGAATGTGTTTGAGAGAGCTTGAGAACGAATATTAGTCCTTGATTAACCTCATTTAAAACCATACTGATTGACCAGAGACAAACTTTAAGACTGTCATTTCGTAACTTTCCATACTTGGACAACTATCTAAATGGAAAACAAATAAACATTGACCAAGGGTGTCTTATAACTGATAAATGAAAACCTACACGTTTCTACAGCTGTTGAGTTTGAGATCCTAACTCCAACATGGCTCCAATGTAGGTTGTACGTAGCTCCCTTACATCAACACTGTGTGTACAATTATAACACTCCGTTTATAATATAGTGACAGTTAAGGCCTACTATTTTCACCCCAGGTAAAGGGATTACCACTTATCAGTGGTGCAGGGCCCTGCAGCttggtctgacagacagacaggaacactcACATGGGTCTCTGTTGATAAACTGTGGGCCAGGGCTCtgctgggagggaggagggttgggAGTGCCCACCAGCTTGTTCTTGGCCATCTTGGTGTTGGCTTTGGCAAACTCCAGCCGCAGAGTCTGGGGGATCTCCGGGTCGAAGCGGACACCCTGTGTTCAAAGGAAGAGGGTGAAATacacaataaataaaataaaaaacagagcTTTGTTTGTCTTTTGTTGTCATGACGATAAAGATACACTTAGTTTCTGGGAAGTAATCACGCCGCCTATTCGATGGATGGAACCGAGTTATAAATCTAGGTTGTCTTTAAAATATAGAGACATTGGTTACACCCATCCAGTAACTTAGATATCCTCTATAATATGATATACTGTCTGTGGTGTTCAACGAGCGAATTATATCCTGACCAAATCACATGTAAAAGCCTGGCATTTGAAACCACATTGTGAGAACCATTGTAAGAGCTATTATAAAAGCTATTGTAAGAGATATTCTAAGAGCTATTGCAGGAGCTATTGTGAAGAACGTGGTCTTGAGGGATTCAACTTGGATTAGAATGTCCTTCTCATTCTGTTGCATGTGGTGACACAAGCATTAAGGTTTGGTTCATGGTGACCCAAACTTGGTGGGGATACCATGTCACTTGGTGGGGATACCATGTCACTTGGTGGGATACCATGTCAATTGGTGGGGATACCATGTCACTTGGTGGGGATACCATGTCACTTGGTGGGGATACCATGTCACTTGGTGGGATACCATGTCACTTGGTGGGGATACCATGTCACTTGGTGGGGATACCATGTCACTTTGGTACTTGGTGGGGATACCATGTCACTTGGTGGGGATACCATGTCACTTGGTGGGATACCATGTCACTTTGGTACTTGGTGGGGATACCATGTCACTTGGTGGGGATACCATGTCACTTGGTGGGGATACCATGTCACTTGGTGGGATACCATGTCACTTTGGTACTTGGTGGGGATACCATGTCACTTGGTGGGGATACCATGTCACTTGGTGGGGATACCATGTCACTTGGTGGGGATACCATGTCACTTGGTGGGGATACCATGTCACTTGGTGGGATACCATGTCACTTTGGGGATACCATGTCACTTGGTGGGGATACCATGTCACTTGGTGGGGATACCATGTCACTTGGTGGGGATACCATGTCACTTGGTGGGATACCATGTCACTTGGTGGGGATACCATGTCACTTGGTGGGGATACCATGTCACTTGGTGGGGATGCCATGTCACTTTGGTTCTTGGTGGGGATACCATGTCACTTGGTGGGGATATCATGTCACTTGGTGGGGATACCATGTCACTTGGTGGGGATACCATGTCACAAGGTGGGGATACCATGTCACAAGGTGGGGATACCATGTCACAAGGTGGGGATACCATGTCACTTTGGTACTTGGTGGGGATACCATGTCACTTGGTGGGGATACCATGTCACTTGGTGGGATGCCATGTCACTTGGTGGGGATGCCATGTCACTTGGTGGGGATACCATGTCACTTGGTGGGGATACCATGTCACTTGGTGGGGATACCATGTCACTTGGTGGGGATACCATGTCACTTTGGTACTTGGTGGGGATACCATGTCACTTGGTGGGGATACCATGTCACTTTGGTACTTGGTGGGGATACCATGTCACTTGGTGGGGATACCATGTCACTTGGTGGGATACCATGTCACTTTGGTACTTGGTGGGGATACCATGTCACTTGGTGGGGATACCAT of the Oncorhynchus gorbuscha isolate QuinsamMale2020 ecotype Even-year linkage group LG25, OgorEven_v1.0, whole genome shotgun sequence genome contains:
- the LOC124013807 gene encoding RNA-binding protein with multiple splicing-like isoform X1 codes for the protein MNNNTEKENESNEFTSHEEEVRTLFVSGLPLDIKPRELYLLFRPFKGYEGSLIKLTSKQPVGFVSFDSRSEAEAAKNALNGVRFDPEIPQTLRLEFAKANTKMAKNKLVGTPNPPPSQQSPGPQFINRDPYELTVPALYPGGPDMWASYPLYPAELSQALPPAFTYPSSLHTQIRWLPPADGTPQGWKSRQFC